In Pseudodesulfovibrio sp. JC047, a genomic segment contains:
- the lptD gene encoding LPS assembly protein LptD: MKQQLKRILLAVGAILVLSLCLPWTLIGKTPEPNRVRRYVPEAPVKQPDQTEWTFSADRVVGDHTSEYIEAFGNCSLSLGEDQLRADFARYYQSTGWVFLKGNIRAQWGGDFLQADEGEFDLSNMTGWLKNGKLFMAKPHIYVEADRVAKNKGDSYSFKNAKVTSCSGEKPSWSVTTEEGDVSLDGRVKLYRSAFRVKDVPVFYWPYMSLPGRGKRQSGFLIPYASSSKKLGIQVNLPYYWVINDEMDATFYQNYMSKRGYMQGIQFRHTEDGDTKGMWQFDVMRDNRRATTEADEWEDYQGDGLTRKNRDRWWVRSKYDGWLGSPKWKVKLDLDLVSDQNYLRDFQDGPTGFDTARDEFVDIFGRDIENKDSLDRFSTAYISRSWDRFGVVGLAQYDQNLRFMNGNNPASENDTVQKMPELDAFAFQQSLFGTPLEASMNTKYNYFHREYGNSGHRFRVTPEVKLPFKTSLVTLIPSVSVDYTAYNLTSYEKTGDIVVDGPGGRDRVINTDEIKDGFQSRALWSAGFTAFSEMTKTFDLNETVTAEPSLAGTSQWTRLKHSVVPRVQYGYTPTVTGQSELPYFDMYDRIDGKNRVTYSLTNTLDRRRDSVVLSPGTDGEPVATTSVDYLDFLLFRLEQSYDMKEGSRNDERAKYERRPFSDIMAELRIKPDTFIEITSRNWFSPYLGDMTQSETSLKLLDDDLGEIQVGYDFQTEVDEYLRERTDELSIIRLEAKWLATEDLTIRGKYRHDFVSNRDIERTLQFDWAAECYTLYFALTQKTNDTQFKFGFDLLSF, from the coding sequence TTGAAACAGCAGCTGAAGCGCATACTTCTTGCCGTCGGGGCGATTCTGGTCCTTTCGTTGTGCCTGCCGTGGACGCTTATCGGCAAAACGCCGGAGCCAAATCGGGTTCGTCGATATGTCCCTGAGGCGCCGGTCAAGCAACCGGATCAGACAGAGTGGACTTTTTCGGCAGATCGGGTGGTCGGGGATCATACCAGTGAATATATCGAGGCCTTTGGCAATTGTTCCCTCAGTCTTGGCGAGGATCAATTGCGAGCGGATTTCGCCCGGTATTATCAGTCCACGGGCTGGGTTTTTCTCAAAGGCAATATCCGTGCCCAGTGGGGTGGGGATTTTCTTCAGGCCGATGAAGGCGAATTTGATCTGAGCAACATGACTGGCTGGCTCAAGAATGGAAAGCTCTTCATGGCCAAGCCGCATATCTATGTCGAGGCCGACCGGGTCGCCAAGAACAAGGGTGACAGTTATTCCTTCAAGAATGCCAAGGTGACGTCCTGTTCCGGAGAAAAACCTTCCTGGTCCGTGACGACCGAGGAAGGCGATGTGTCTCTGGATGGCCGGGTGAAGCTGTATCGATCTGCATTTCGCGTCAAGGACGTGCCGGTTTTTTACTGGCCGTACATGTCTTTGCCCGGAAGGGGAAAACGGCAGAGCGGATTTCTCATTCCCTATGCTTCGAGCAGCAAGAAGCTTGGAATACAGGTCAATCTTCCGTATTATTGGGTCATCAATGATGAAATGGACGCCACGTTTTATCAGAATTACATGAGCAAGCGTGGTTACATGCAGGGCATCCAGTTTCGTCACACCGAAGATGGCGATACCAAGGGGATGTGGCAGTTTGACGTGATGCGGGACAATCGGCGCGCCACGACTGAAGCGGACGAATGGGAAGATTATCAAGGCGACGGCCTGACGCGGAAGAATCGGGATCGCTGGTGGGTGCGTAGCAAGTATGACGGCTGGCTTGGCAGCCCGAAATGGAAGGTCAAGTTGGATCTGGATCTGGTGTCCGACCAAAATTATTTACGCGATTTTCAAGATGGTCCCACGGGTTTTGACACGGCCCGTGATGAGTTTGTCGATATTTTTGGACGCGATATTGAAAACAAGGATTCGCTCGATCGATTCAGTACAGCATACATCAGTCGAAGCTGGGACCGTTTCGGTGTGGTCGGCTTGGCTCAATACGATCAAAATCTGCGTTTCATGAACGGCAACAATCCGGCCAGTGAGAACGATACCGTTCAGAAAATGCCGGAACTCGATGCTTTTGCGTTTCAGCAATCATTGTTCGGGACGCCGCTTGAAGCGTCCATGAACACGAAATATAATTATTTCCACAGAGAATATGGCAATTCCGGGCATCGGTTCCGCGTGACTCCGGAAGTGAAACTGCCGTTCAAGACGAGTCTGGTGACGTTGATTCCCTCGGTTTCCGTCGATTATACGGCCTACAATTTAACGTCGTATGAAAAGACCGGCGATATTGTGGTGGATGGACCGGGCGGACGCGATCGGGTCATCAATACTGATGAGATCAAGGACGGCTTCCAGAGCCGAGCCCTGTGGTCGGCAGGTTTCACCGCTTTTTCCGAGATGACCAAGACTTTTGATCTCAACGAGACTGTCACGGCTGAGCCCAGTCTGGCCGGAACGTCTCAGTGGACACGGTTGAAGCATTCCGTGGTGCCCCGTGTGCAGTATGGGTACACCCCGACGGTCACAGGTCAGTCCGAGTTGCCCTATTTTGATATGTATGACCGTATCGATGGGAAAAATCGGGTGACGTATTCTCTGACCAACACGCTCGATAGACGACGGGACAGTGTGGTGCTTAGTCCGGGCACGGATGGTGAACCGGTGGCGACGACATCCGTTGATTACTTGGACTTCCTGTTGTTCCGGTTGGAACAGTCCTATGACATGAAAGAGGGCAGCCGGAATGATGAACGGGCAAAATACGAGCGGCGGCCATTTTCCGATATCATGGCCGAATTGCGCATTAAGCCGGATACTTTTATTGAAATTACGTCCAGAAACTGGTTCTCTCCATATCTGGGAGACATGACGCAGAGCGAGACGTCTCTTAAACTGCTGGATGACGATCTCGGCGAAATTCAGGTTGGGTATGATTTCCAGACGGAGGTTGATGAATATCTGCGTGAACGGACCGATGAATTGTCGATAATCCGACTTGAAGCCAAATGGTTGGCCACTGAAGATCTGACCATTCGCGGCAAGTATCGGCATGACTTTGTGTCTAATCGGGATATTGAACGGACTTTACAATTTGATTGGGCCGCTGAATGTTATACCCTGTATTTTGCCCTGACCCAGAAAACCAACGATACCCAGTTTAAATTCGGGTTTGATCTGCTGAGTTTTTAA
- the mutL gene encoding DNA mismatch repair endonuclease MutL: protein MTHTPEIKILPPGLKNQIAAGEVVERPASVVKELVENSLDAGATRVDVTLEKGGQSLMVVQDNGAGIGADQLNLAVTRHATSKIREFGDLSAIGSFGFRGEALPSIASVSRFVMTSRASGADEAAFIDVRAGDVAGEGPAALAAGTRVEVRDLFANTPARLKFLKTEATENRRCQDTLMRTSLAHLSTGFSLTVGGREAFRLPANQDLSTRLAAFWPPNICDGLIPFDFERNGYRAHGAAGAPSTAQGRGNRILLYVNGRQVQDKLMLSAVRQAYKGMLLSREYPQIVLFLELPCGEVDVNVHPAKLEVRFVEESLVFSTIRGGVMQALTGPGMETMPPQESRGGDIPAAPSGIPAAHGSAFFSSPEKHSHQPTSLNDGPKFSTYRDFTEDRDQPKKMDLPFSPSIAMVREPMAPSMMATPDATRPATLAGSGFTYLGQIADTYLVLRQGDSLVLVDQHAAHERVLLAAMREQRTKGDSQPLAVPLEISLHPSEAEVLQDARETLRTMGFVLEMDGPAKVLVRGIPPTLDTGQAREYLTDALAEKARGLDDFWTMMACKTAIKANQPLAVDEALALLEVWLVTPEREYCPHGRPIVVSWSSSDLEKLFKRK from the coding sequence ATGACGCACACCCCTGAAATCAAGATTTTGCCACCGGGCCTGAAGAATCAGATTGCTGCCGGTGAAGTGGTGGAACGGCCTGCCAGCGTGGTCAAGGAGTTGGTGGAAAATAGTCTTGATGCCGGAGCCACTCGCGTGGACGTGACTTTGGAAAAAGGTGGACAGTCATTGATGGTCGTGCAGGATAATGGCGCGGGCATCGGCGCGGATCAGCTCAATCTCGCCGTTACTCGGCACGCTACGAGTAAAATTCGGGAATTTGGCGATCTATCCGCTATCGGATCGTTTGGCTTCCGTGGTGAAGCCTTGCCCAGCATCGCGTCGGTGTCGCGGTTCGTGATGACTTCACGGGCTTCAGGGGCGGACGAAGCCGCCTTTATCGATGTCCGGGCGGGTGACGTTGCAGGTGAAGGACCTGCGGCCTTGGCAGCCGGAACCCGTGTCGAAGTTCGGGATCTGTTTGCCAATACCCCGGCTCGACTGAAATTTCTCAAGACGGAAGCCACGGAAAATCGTCGGTGCCAGGATACACTCATGCGGACGAGTCTGGCGCATTTATCCACGGGATTTTCATTGACCGTGGGAGGGCGGGAAGCCTTTCGTTTGCCGGCGAATCAGGATTTGTCCACTCGCCTAGCCGCGTTTTGGCCGCCGAATATTTGTGACGGGTTGATTCCTTTTGACTTTGAGCGAAATGGGTACCGTGCGCACGGTGCGGCCGGTGCTCCATCAACGGCACAGGGCCGGGGCAACCGAATTTTATTGTACGTGAATGGCCGACAGGTACAGGACAAGTTGATGCTGTCCGCTGTCAGGCAGGCGTACAAGGGGATGCTTTTGTCCCGCGAATATCCGCAGATCGTCTTGTTTCTTGAACTCCCGTGTGGCGAGGTGGACGTGAATGTCCATCCGGCCAAGCTGGAAGTGCGGTTTGTCGAGGAAAGCCTGGTTTTTTCGACTATTCGTGGCGGGGTCATGCAGGCCTTGACCGGTCCGGGTATGGAAACCATGCCCCCACAGGAATCTCGGGGGGGCGATATCCCTGCGGCACCAAGTGGGATTCCCGCAGCGCATGGATCTGCCTTTTTTTCATCGCCGGAGAAACATTCGCATCAGCCGACCTCGTTGAACGACGGCCCGAAATTTTCTACCTACCGTGATTTTACGGAGGACAGGGATCAACCCAAAAAAATGGACCTGCCATTTTCGCCCTCGATTGCCATGGTTCGGGAACCGATGGCTCCATCCATGATGGCAACGCCGGATGCGACCAGACCCGCGACATTGGCCGGGAGTGGTTTTACCTATCTCGGTCAGATTGCCGATACCTATCTGGTTTTGCGGCAGGGTGATTCGTTGGTTCTTGTGGATCAGCATGCGGCCCATGAGCGGGTCTTGCTCGCGGCCATGCGGGAACAACGGACCAAGGGCGATTCTCAGCCGTTGGCGGTACCGTTGGAAATTTCATTACATCCCAGTGAAGCCGAAGTCTTGCAGGACGCGCGGGAAACCTTGCGGACCATGGGCTTTGTCCTTGAAATGGATGGCCCGGCCAAGGTGCTCGTCCGGGGGATTCCTCCGACACTGGACACGGGACAGGCGAGGGAATATTTGACTGATGCCTTGGCTGAAAAAGCGCGGGGACTGGATGACTTCTGGACCATGATGGCGTGCAAGACCGCGATCAAGGCCAACCAGCCTTTGGCTGTTGATGAGGCCCTGGCTCTGCTGGAAGTCTGGTTGGTGACGCCGGAGCGGGAATATTGCCCTCATGGTCGTCCCATTGTCGTGAGTTGGTCTTCGTCTGATCTCGAAAAATTGTTCAAGAGAAAGTAA
- the alr gene encoding alanine racemase produces MSISYNMLRVAIHADRLRANYRLFKKDHDRVIPVIKSDAYGHGVVEVSRMLEQEGVDTFAVGFVREAVTLRTSGCDKRILALLGPVSDEDIHALWDHDILAAISHFDQLKRVAAIANTRGPLPICLKFDTGMRRLGFLPDEVNEVVAVLKKSRLVPVMATSHLASADEPGREDRVGMQTAGFRAAVDGLTSAGFAVEANLANSAGGMVHEQSRYDSIRLGISLYGGNPFQGTSWESRGDGYRPAMDVSAPVLQVHSLRAGESISYGWTFTAQRDSVVAIVGVGYADNYNRALSNVGQMTIHGRRVPIRGRICMQMTAVDVTDLIGEGKGVAPGDRAFLLGGPGTEPIMPEELADWCHTISYEIFCQLGMNRREYI; encoded by the coding sequence ATGTCTATTTCATATAATATGCTGCGTGTCGCCATTCACGCTGATCGTTTGCGCGCCAATTATCGTCTTTTCAAAAAGGATCACGATCGGGTCATTCCGGTCATTAAATCGGATGCCTATGGGCATGGCGTGGTCGAAGTCAGCCGAATGCTTGAGCAGGAAGGCGTTGATACCTTTGCCGTGGGATTTGTGCGGGAGGCCGTGACATTGCGGACTTCCGGGTGCGACAAACGGATTCTCGCCCTGCTCGGTCCGGTGTCTGACGAGGATATCCATGCCTTGTGGGATCATGATATCTTGGCGGCCATTTCTCATTTCGATCAGTTGAAACGGGTGGCGGCCATCGCGAACACCCGGGGACCGCTGCCGATTTGTCTGAAATTCGACACCGGAATGCGGCGACTCGGATTCCTGCCCGATGAGGTGAACGAGGTCGTCGCAGTGTTGAAAAAGAGCCGGTTGGTGCCGGTCATGGCCACGTCGCATTTGGCTTCGGCGGATGAACCTGGTCGAGAAGATCGGGTGGGGATGCAGACTGCCGGATTTCGGGCTGCGGTGGATGGCCTTACTTCTGCGGGGTTTGCCGTTGAAGCCAATCTGGCCAATTCCGCTGGTGGCATGGTTCACGAGCAGAGCCGGTATGATTCCATCCGGTTGGGAATTTCATTGTATGGTGGCAATCCGTTTCAGGGAACTTCGTGGGAATCGCGGGGAGACGGGTACCGTCCGGCCATGGACGTTTCCGCGCCTGTGCTTCAGGTTCACTCTCTGCGTGCGGGAGAATCCATCAGCTACGGGTGGACGTTTACGGCGCAGCGAGATTCCGTGGTGGCCATTGTCGGTGTGGGGTATGCAGACAATTACAACCGGGCGTTGTCCAATGTCGGACAGATGACGATTCATGGACGACGGGTGCCGATCCGGGGACGTATCTGTATGCAGATGACAGCGGTTGACGTAACCGATCTTATAGGTGAAGGAAAGGGCGTTGCTCCCGGAGACAGGGCTTTTTTGCTTGGTGGACCGGGAACTGAACCCATCATGCCCGAAGAATTGGCAGACTGGTGTCATACGATTTCGTATGAGATTTTTTGTCAATTGGGAATGAATCGACGGGAATATATATAA